The Lachnospiraceae bacterium KM106-2 nucleotide sequence TACATTCAATATAGGTACTAAATTGTAGTCTTGAAAGATTATGCCTATATTTTTTCTACGAAATAAAGTCCTTTCTTCTTCATTCATAGACGAGATCTCTTGATTATTAACCCATATCTTACCAGATGTAGGAGTATCTAAGCCACCAACTAAATTTAGTAAGGTAGTTTTCCCACTCCCCGATGTTCCTACAATCGCAACAAGCTGACCTTTTTTTATACAAATATTTATATCCTGTAAAGCTTTCACCTTTACCGCTCCTGATTGATAAGATTTATTTACTTTTTTTAAAACCACTATATTTTCTGTCATAACTTTTTCCCTTCATTTGTAATAGATTATTTAATGTTTTGGATCTATACTATAAATTAGACACTAGAAAAAGCTACTATTATGTCCGTTAATATAGATACTCATACTCACTAAGTTTTCAATAAATCTCTCATAATACTCTATCAACATTCAAGCAATAATCTTAGAATTCAAACTGGTATAAAAATTCTTTTCGTATTATAAAAGACCTTGACCTTTAGAAAATCTAAATCATTGTATATTTACCTTTGTGTAACTTTTATATACAATATTTTAATATTTAAACATATTATATCTCTAATTATTCATAGTTCTATAGCCTAATACCAAAGTGTAGGTATTTTGATACCAAAATGTCGAATTTTGAGCTAAACGCAGATAAAACAAGGCTTTGCAGGCAATATTACTTAATATATTCGCCATATTTCATTTTTTTCTACAAAAAAGGCCCTCTTCGCGATCATTCCAGACCGTTCAGAGAACCTTCCTTTTTATCTCAACATTTCCTTCACATTCAACAATCCCCAACCTTGCTTACTCCACACTTCTCCCAGATCCGTGCTACTCATCTTAAACCTTATCTTCACCTCCTGTGGTGTCATCTCCGGATACTTAGATAGAAGTAGGGCCACTGCTCCCGATACGATCGGCGTTGCCATGGAAGTTCCACTTTTTGTCGTATACATGGAGTTGTTGTGTTTTTGCGCGAAGAGACTAAAAGAATTACGCTGTACATTGCAAGAAACAATGTTAGAGCCGGGAGCGACTAAGTCGGGTTTCTTGATACAATTAAACGTAGGCCCTCTTCCCGAATAATCACTGCTCTTTCCTCCACTGATCTCAACTGGTATATCATCATCAGATGCCCCTACTGTGATCACCTTTCGGCTGATTCCCGGAGTAGAGATACTCTTTGGTTTTGGGCCATTATTACCGGCTGCCACAACAACGACTACACCAGCATCCCAGACGGCATTGACTCCTTTAACAAGAAGGGACTCCTCATCAATTCCATCATTGGATGTCGTTCCGACTGAAATATTAACGATACGGATATTGTATTCTTCTTTATGATCGATCACCCATTGGAGGGCTGCCAATACATCTGAGACATTTCCATTTCCTTTATGGTTTAACACTTTTAAAGCGATAATGTTACAATCTGGCGCAACACCTGAATACTCTCCATTTGACTCATGCCCATTACCGCCAACGATACCAGCGACATGGGTGCCATGACCATTATCATCATACGGAGTACGCCTTCCATTTACGAAATCTTTGAATACTAAAACCCGATTACCGCCAAAAGTAAGGTCCGGATGCAGGTAGATCCCTGTATCCAAAATTGCGACTCCAACTCCTGTACCTAGAATCCCCTGTTTATGAGCAAAATCAGAATGAATGATCTCGTTCGCACGCTTCATCTGCGCTTTTAATTTAGTATCCATTTCAAAGACTACATCATTACTATCTTCTACTGATTCTAACAGCACTTTGGCTGGTCTTGCTTCAACTTCAAGTACATAGGAATGGATCATTGGTAATTTATATTTGATCGTTGCTTTTCCCTGCAACTGCTTCATAACGTCTTCTAACTTCTGGCTCTTAACGATAAGCTGAATAAAACGTTTGTCTTGACTATCCTCCATTTCCTGTTCCTTCTTATGCGTATCTCACTACTATAATATGATAGGGTATTGCTTTTGGGGATTACTTTTCCTTGTTGTTTGTAGAAATAGCAAATATGAGTGATTTTCATGGACGAAAAGAAGACACCCTATGAGTTTTTCTTCCATAGAGTGTCTTCTTTTGCTTCTATTTTGTTTCTATTTTACTTTTACATTTTTGATCGCACTATAAGATCCATATACCTTTTTCTTGCCTACTTTTTTATAAGCTCTTACTTTAATATATAGTTTCTTTCCACTCTTTAATTTTTTTATCGTAAGATTATTCTTTGTTGTGGTTCCCGCTACTTTATATTTACCTTTTTTCTTTGTTGCATACAATACTTGATAGCCGGAAGCACCTGTTGCTTTCTTCCAAGTGATCGTTGCTGTTTTCTTTTTAGCACTCTTTACTTTAGATACTGTTACCTTCTTTGGAACAATATAGAAGGTTACTTTCTTTGTTCCATTATAAGCTCCAATACCTTTGATCGTAATCGTCGCTTTTCCTGTTTTCTTATTATTTTTATATGAAAGTTTATAATCTTTTCCTGCTACTAATACCGTACTTCCATTGCTTACTTTTACCGATGGTTTTCGTACTTTACCGGTATAAGCTTGATTTTTCACTTTGGCAACTTTACACTTTGCAATGCTCTGAATTACTGGAGCCGTATTCGTTGGCTGCTGTTGAATGATCGGCTGTTCCGTTACAGGTGGTAAAACAGGATCTACATTTGGTGCTGTCTGCTGATTTGTTGGTGGCGTTACGACTGTTTCCTCAGATGGACTTGTTACTTCCTCTTTTTTCGAATCCGTTACCTCTTCAGCTGGTGATGATGGGTTACTTGGTTCGATCACGGTATCATTTTCTGTAGGGCCTGCTGGTTCTTCAACTGGAGGTACTTCTGGTACCTCTTCCGGTCTATCTCCATAACGATATACGACCGTCTTTTTAGAAAGTCCTTTGATCGCCAATGCTTTATCACATTGTAAAATTGCTAACTGACTAAGATTCGTAACTTTTAATGTATTTATCTGATTCCAATAGCAGGCTACTCTTGTCAATTCACGTAAATTTTCTATTTGTAATTGTTCTAAGTTATTACTATTACAATATAATTCAGTAAGTTGAGTCAAATTACTAAGATCTAGTTCTGTTATCTTATTATCACTGCAAGATAAATGAGTAAGCTTAGTAGATTGCTCTAAGTTCAATTGTGTAATTTCATTTCGCTCACAACTAAGATAAATTAACTGTTTGAAACCGGTTACATCTAATTCTTTGAGCTGATTTCCATAGCAATAGATTCCTGTCATTTGTTTCGAACCAGTGATATCTAATGTAGTTAACTCATTATCCCCACAATTGAGCATTCTTAATTGTGTGAGATTCTCTAAATCTAAATTCTGTAATTGATTATTATTGCAATATAAGTTTTCTAACTGAACAACTCCCGTTAATGGAAGCTCTTTTAATTCATTATTATAACAATCTAATTCCTTTAATAGAGATAACTCCGTTACCTTTAATTCAGTAAGCTTATTATTGCTGCAATTAATACTTTTTAATTCTCTACTTTCTGTTAAATCTAGTTTCTCAATTTCGTTATATTCACAATTAAAATTATCTAACTTCGTCAAACCATTTGTTGATAGCTCTGTTAGGTTATTATTCTCACAGCTAAGAATCGTTACTCGATTTAATCCATTGATCTGTAAGCTAGTAAGTTCATTATCTGCACATCCTAATACTGCTAGATTCGTTGCTCCAGTTACATCTAATTTTTGAAGCTTATTATCATAACAATATAGATCGATCAGCCCAGTCACTCCTGTGAGATCCAATTCCGTCAATTGATTCTCATAGCAATCTAATCCGACCAATTGACTAAGGCCATCTATCTTCAGTTCTGTTAATTCATTTTGATCGCAGTACAATCTTTCTAATTTCGTTAGTTTTCTTACATCTAATTTCTTTAGCTGTTTTCCACTACAATTCAATTCAGTCAGTTCTGTAAAGTTCTCTACTCCAGTTAAGTCTTTTATTTCTACCGTATCAAGAAATCCGATACTCTTAACCTTATTGATTTCAGTCTCTGACAACACTTTATTTTTATCTATATCTATTTCATCACTTACATACTTTCTAAAATTCTCATCTGGGAAATTTGCCTGATTAATTGCTATATTTCCTGCCGCTTGCGCTCTATTATTTTGATTCATCATTGCAATGCTTGCCAACATCATTCCTGAGACTATCATTGCCCTTCTTAATTCTTTTATCTTTCTCATATGTAACTCTCCCCCTATTTCCAAAAAAATAAGTTATTCAACATTATTATACTCAGTGTTGCGAAAAAGTAAATTTTTTATCGAAGATAAACGACAACTCATTAATTTTTTCCTACGAAATAAAGTTTTACTATTCTTTTTCAATAACACAAAATTAATTGGAAATCAGTCAAGCTCTAGTGCATAAGATACACTGTAATAGTTATTAGGAGGAAACAAAATGAGTGATTTAACTGCAACTAACTGTGGTGGAAGCTGTGGCTGTGGATGCGACGGAGGATCTAACTGGTGTTTTATTATTATAATTCTTCTTTTCTGCTGTGGCGGATGCGGCGGTAACGGCTTTGGCGGCTGCGGTAATGACTGCGGTAACAACGGCTTTGGCGGTGGATGTTCATGCATTATCTGGATTATCCTTCTTCTTTGCTGCTGTGGTAACGGCAATAATGGCTGTGGATGTGGCAATGGCTGCGGAAATGGTTTCTGCTAATACCCAAATTAAAATCAGGGAATGCATCTATGCATTCCCTGATTTTTTATCTAAAACCCTCTTTTTCTCTTTCATTAAACAATCATAGCAATCCATGTCTATTTCATATATCGTATTCTCGGCAATAATTAGATCATCGTCATTATAATTCAAATTTTGATAAGACTGTCTAAATAAGTTATCCTTACCTAACACAGTGAACCACATCCTTTCTTGGTTCCTGTCAAAATAAAATATTGTATTTATAGTATAATATATGTCGTTTTATTAGAAATGTACTCAATTTTATTGAATCAATTATCGAATTCAGTTATAATTAATCTAATAAAAAACTAGGAAGAGGTGGAGCTATGGCTGGATCAGTCTTTGGTAATCTGTTTCAAATTTCTACTTGGGGAGAATCCCACGGAAAAGGTATTGGTGTTGTGGTTGATGGTTGTCCTGCTGGTTTAACAATTGATGAATCGATCATTCAAACTTATTTAAATCGCAGAAAACCTGGCGCTTCAAAATATGCAACTCCTCGTAAGGAATCTGATCAAGTAGAAATCTTATCTGGTATCTTTGAAGGGAAAACGACCGGAACCCCTATTTCTATGCTAGTACGAAATGAATCCCAGCGTTCCAAAGATTATTCAGAGATAGCATCCTATTACCGACCTGGACATGCCGACTATACCTTCGACGCCAAATATGGTTTCCGAGATTATCGTGGTGGCGGCCGCTCCTCTGGGCGAGAAACGATTGGACGAGTTGCTGGTGGCGCAGTTGCACTTGAATTACTAAAGACTCTTGGTATTCACATAACCGCCTATACCAAATCAATTGGACCAGTTGTTATCGATCCCTCTCGTTTTGATCAACAAGAAATTCAAAATAATGTCCTTTGTATGCCTGACGCGGTTGCAGCCAAAGAAGCATCTCTTTATTTAGACCAGATGCTAAAAGAACAAGATAGCGTAGGCGGTATCATAGAATGTGTGATTTCCGGAATGCCGGCAGGAATTGGAGAACCTGTCTTTGATAAACTAGACGCTCTCCTTGCTCAGGCCATTATGAGTATTGGCGCTGTAAAAGGCATTGAGATCGGCGATGGCTTTGCTGTCAGCAGCCATCTTGGTTCTAATAATAATGATAGCTTTTTCTATGATGAAGAGAAGGTACTTCATAAAAGATCAAATCATGCTGGCGGTATTCTTGGTGGAATTAGTGATGGTTCTGATATCATCTTAAGAGCTGCGATCAAGCCGACTCCATCCATTTATAAAACCCAAGAGACCGTAAATAAAGAGCAAAATAATATTGATATTAATATTAAAGGAAGACACGACCCAATTATTGTGCCACGAGCGGTCGTTGTCGTAGAAGCTATGACTGCTTTAACGATCACTGACTTACTCTTTCGCAATATGACTGCCACGCTAGATGGCATTGAACAATTTTATCATAAGAAATAGATAACTTCTGACCAGATATGACCCCTTTCATTTCTGGTCTTTTTTGTATCTTTCATTTGTGTCACAAATATTACCTTGACACACATAGTAGTATGTTATACAATTTATTTCAGGAGGTGATTATTATCCAAGCAGAAATCAGCAGTGATCTGATCCGTGGTCATATCGACACGATCATCCTAAGCCTTTTATGTGAGAAAGACAGCTATGGATACGAGATCATCAAATCAATCCAAGATAAAAGTGATCAACTATATACATTAAAAGAACCATCCCTCTACACAAGTCTAAAACGACTTGAGAAGGCAGGAAATATTACATCCTACTGGGGCGATGAGACGCAAGGCGGCCGTAGAAAATACTATTCCATTACACCGGAAGGCAAAGCAGTCTATGAAAAGTATGTAGAAGAATGGAAAATTGCCAAAGAAATCATATCAAAATTAATAGAAAGGGGCTAATTCATGGATTCCTTACAAACCTATGTAAACCACT carries:
- a CDS encoding membrane-associated protein; amino-acid sequence: MSDLTATNCGGSCGCGCDGGSNWCFIIIILLFCCGGCGGNGFGGCGNDCGNNGFGGGCSCIIWIILLLCCCGNGNNGCGCGNGCGNGFC
- a CDS encoding transcriptional regulator, PadR family encodes the protein MLYNLFQEVIIIQAEISSDLIRGHIDTIILSLLCEKDSYGYEIIKSIQDKSDQLYTLKEPSLYTSLKRLEKAGNITSYWGDETQGGRRKYYSITPEGKAVYEKYVEEWKIAKEIISKLIERG
- a CDS encoding beta-galactosidase yields the protein MRKIKELRRAMIVSGMMLASIAMMNQNNRAQAAGNIAINQANFPDENFRKYVSDEIDIDKNKVLSETEINKVKSIGFLDTVEIKDLTGVENFTELTELNCSGKQLKKLDVRKLTKLERLYCDQNELTELKIDGLSQLVGLDCYENQLTELDLTGVTGLIDLYCYDNKLQKLDVTGATNLAVLGCADNELTSLQINGLNRVTILSCENNNLTELSTNGLTKLDNFNCEYNEIEKLDLTESRELKSINCSNNKLTELKVTELSLLKELDCYNNELKELPLTGVVQLENLYCNNNQLQNLDLENLTQLRMLNCGDNELTTLDITGSKQMTGIYCYGNQLKELDVTGFKQLIYLSCERNEITQLNLEQSTKLTHLSCSDNKITELDLSNLTQLTELYCNSNNLEQLQIENLRELTRVACYWNQINTLKVTNLSQLAILQCDKALAIKGLSKKTVVYRYGDRPEEVPEVPPVEEPAGPTENDTVIEPSNPSSPAEEVTDSKKEEVTSPSEETVVTPPTNQQTAPNVDPVLPPVTEQPIIQQQPTNTAPVIQSIAKCKVAKVKNQAYTGKVRKPSVKVSNGSTVLVAGKDYKLSYKNNKKTGKATITIKGIGAYNGTKKVTFYIVPKKVTVSKVKSAKKKTATITWKKATGASGYQVLYATKKKGKYKVAGTTTKNNLTIKKLKSGKKLYIKVRAYKKVGKKKVYGSYSAIKNVKVK
- a CDS encoding alkaline serine protease, which translates into the protein MEDSQDKRFIQLIVKSQKLEDVMKQLQGKATIKYKLPMIHSYVLEVEARPAKVLLESVEDSNDVVFEMDTKLKAQMKRANEIIHSDFAHKQGILGTGVGVAILDTGIYLHPDLTFGGNRVLVFKDFVNGRRTPYDDNGHGTHVAGIVGGNGHESNGEYSGVAPDCNIIALKVLNHKGNGNVSDVLAALQWVIDHKEEYNIRIVNISVGTTSNDGIDEESLLVKGVNAVWDAGVVVVVAAGNNGPKPKSISTPGISRKVITVGASDDDIPVEISGGKSSDYSGRGPTFNCIKKPDLVAPGSNIVSCNVQRNSFSLFAQKHNNSMYTTKSGTSMATPIVSGAVALLLSKYPEMTPQEVKIRFKMSSTDLGEVWSKQGWGLLNVKEMLR
- a CDS encoding chorismate synthase, which gives rise to MAGSVFGNLFQISTWGESHGKGIGVVVDGCPAGLTIDESIIQTYLNRRKPGASKYATPRKESDQVEILSGIFEGKTTGTPISMLVRNESQRSKDYSEIASYYRPGHADYTFDAKYGFRDYRGGGRSSGRETIGRVAGGAVALELLKTLGIHITAYTKSIGPVVIDPSRFDQQEIQNNVLCMPDAVAAKEASLYLDQMLKEQDSVGGIIECVISGMPAGIGEPVFDKLDALLAQAIMSIGAVKGIEIGDGFAVSSHLGSNNNDSFFYDEEKVLHKRSNHAGGILGGISDGSDIILRAAIKPTPSIYKTQETVNKEQNNIDINIKGRHDPIIVPRAVVVVEAMTALTITDLLFRNMTATLDGIEQFYHKK